CTCCTGTTCCACCGGATCGGCGACGAAGGTACCCAAGCCTTGCCGGCGCACTAGCCATCCCTGACGTTGCAGCATGCCGACCGCCGCGCGCACGGTCACGCGGCTCAAACCGGAACGGTCGATCAATTCTCGTTCGCTGGGCAAGCGCCCGCCGCGCGGCAGCCGCTGCTGGATGATCTGGGCCTTTAGCGCCTCGGCAAGCTGGGTACTCGCCGGCACGCTGCCACGCGATATCCGCAGATCGGCAGCGTCCAGGTCCAGCTTGACAGATGTCATAAGACGTATTAAAACGTCTTATACTCACCACGTCAAGCGTGCGTGCGCGGTAGCAGCGGAAGAAGGTCAGCCATGACGTCACCCGTCGCGGTCATCGCCCGGTTCATGCCACGGCCTGACGCTAGGTCGGCCCTGCGCGCTCTCTTGGACGCAATGATTACCCCGACACGGGCCGAGGACGGATGCCGTAGCTACGACCTCTACGAGAGCGCCGACGGCGGCGAGCTGGTGCTTTTCGAACGGTACCGCAGCCGCATCGCGCTCGACGAGCACCGCGGTTCGCCGCACTATCTGAACTACCGGGCACAGGTCGGTGAATTGCTGACCCGGCCCGTCGCGGTGACTGTGCTCGCGCCGCTCGACGAGGCTTCTGCTTAGAGCGGGTAGCACCCAGGCAGCTTGATCCACGCCCGGCACCGGCCGAGCGCTCGGGAACCGCCGCAGACCACCGCAGTCCCCCCGTGGGTTCAGCGGCGCGGCGGCGGGTTGGCTATACCAGCAGGTAAAACGAATCTCGGTAGGATTCAAGAAGTCTCAGCCACAGTTCGCTGATGGTCGGGAAGCACGGAACGGCGTGCCACAACCGATCGATTGGCACCTGGCCGGCGACGGCGACGGTGGCCGAATGCAACAGCTCGGCGGCGCCCGGGCC
Above is a window of Mycobacterium tuberculosis H37Rv DNA encoding:
- a CDS encoding monooxygenase; this translates as MTSPVAVIARFMPRPDARSALRALLDAMITPTRAEDGCRSYDLYESADGGELVLFERYRSRIALDEHRGSPHYLNYRAQVGELLTRPVAVTVLAPLDEASA